From Neodiprion pinetum isolate iyNeoPine1 chromosome 7, iyNeoPine1.2, whole genome shotgun sequence, a single genomic window includes:
- the Syt14 gene encoding synaptotagmin-14, translating to MILAGSDHFLPVSVETAAFLGAVAGFGALLLVLFLYLSRKWCFTSSPPATYFGGVCVPFCQSNNSSSSQLSTNLGKTLDFHSDVETSSESEEEALRQPNFGSHLSRDSLAITADGPGATDVGKVLSCSGTEEKSLLDRQQCVVEVGTPNAIGTEEMDIKDKREEENKADRQQCLNHHKESPVPIQAEEIHSLEVALIYDAPMREMTVQVLQGRNYPNMIGGSQVRLVLLPSKKQRRKTRVRQGTTPQYMESFLLHRVNPEDVNGMGVRLRVYWWTGRIRRERLLGEARVSFDQINLQLETTLWLPLQRPPQSLSTVQDWGTSGSLTRSDSMGSQQSVRSYITPPLVPLYGNGMRGGSIAEILLGLAYNGTTGRLSVEIIKGSHFRGGGGNDARPPDTYVKLALVDSNACELGRSKTGIKRAQPNPLYKETFVFQVALFQLGDVTLFLSVYNRRRGGMGRKGREMIGWLCLGLNSSGPEELQHWNDMRIARQATFNAQVQRWHALLRP from the exons ATGATTCTTGCTGGGTCGGACCATTTTCTGCCGG TATCGGTCGAGACAGCGGCGTTTCTCGGTGCTGTCGCAGGATTCGGGGCTCTCCTGCTGGTTCTCTTCCTTTACTTGTCACGGAAATGGTGTTTCACATCTTCCCCACCTGCTACTTACTTTGGTGGCGTGTGCGTACCTTTTTGCCAGTCTAATAACAGCTCGTCATCCCAACTCAGCACGAATCTTG GCAAAACATTGGATTTCCATTCGGATGTGGAGACAAGTTCAGAATCTGAGGAGGAAGCATTGCGTCAGCCTAATTTTGGATCTCATCTCTCACGTGACAGCCTTGCCATAACAGCAGATGGTCCCGGGGCAACAG ATGTTGGAAAGGTATTGAGCTGCAGTGGTACAGAAGAGAAATCACTTCTGGATCGGCAACAG TGTGTAGTTGAAGTGGGTACCCCCAATGCGATTGGAACCGAAGAAATGGACATTAAAGATAAAAGGGAAGAGGAAAATAAAGCAGACCGGCAGCAATGTTTGAATCATCACAAGGAATCTCCTGTACCGATTCAAGCGGAGGAAATTCACAGCTTGGAGGTGGCGTTGATATACGACGCGCCGATGCGTGAAATGACG GTTCAAGTGCTGCAGGGACGGAATTATCCGAATATGATAGGTGGTAGTCAGGTTCGTTTGGTTTTGTTGCCATCTAAGAAACAGAGACGCAAAACCAGAGTCCGTCAAGGGACTACGCCGCAATACATGGAAAGCTTTCTGCTACATCGTGTTAATCCTGAAGACGTGAATGGGATGGGTGTCAGGCTGAGGGTGTACTGGTGGACTGGGCGTATACGGAGGGAGAGATTGCTTGGAGAGGCAAGGGTTTCTTTTGACCAAATAAATCTGCAATTGGAAACCACACTGTGGCTACCCTTGCAACGCCCACCCCAATCTTTATCCAcg GTGCAGGATTGGGGAACAAGTGGTAGCTTGACCCGCAGCGATTCCATGGGTTCGCAACAATCTGTTCGATCGTACATTACGCCGCCTTTGGTACCGCTTTACGGTAACGGAATGAGAGGTGGAAGCATAGCGGAGATCTTACTTGGTCTCGCCTACAACGGGACTACTGGACGATTATCTGTGGAAATAATCAAGGGGTCGCATTTTCGAGGGGGCGGCGGCAATGACGCTAGACCGCCGGACACTTATGTTAAACTGGCTCTGGTAGACAGCAACGCTTGTGAATTGGGTCGATCGAAAACCGGTATTAAACGGGCGCAACCCAATCCACTTTACAAGGAAACGTTTGTATTTCAG GTTGCCTTGTTTCAATTGGGGGACGTAACTCTCTTTTTATCCGTCTACAATCGTCGCAGAGGCGGCATGGGACGAAAGGGACGTGAGATGATAGGTTGGCTTTGCCTGGGACTAAACAGCTCGGGACCGGAAGAATTGCAACACTGGAACGACATGCGAATTGCTCGTCAAGCAACATTCAATGCTCAAGTACAGCGATGGCACGCCTTGTTACGACCTTGA